In a genomic window of Myotis daubentonii chromosome X, mMyoDau2.1, whole genome shotgun sequence:
- the FUNDC1 gene encoding FUN14 domain-containing protein 1: protein MATRNPPPQDYESDDDSYEVLDLTEYARRHHWWNRVFGHSSGPMVEKYSVATQIVMGGVTGWCAGFLFQKVGKLAATAVGGGFLLLQIASHSGYVQIDWKKVEKGVNKAKRQIKKRANKAAPEINNIIDEATEFVKQNVVISSGFVGGFLLGLAS from the exons ATGGCGACCCggaacccccctccccaag ACTATGAAAGTGATGATGACTCTTACGAAGTGTTGGATTTAACCGAGTATGCAAGGAGACACCACTGGTGGAATCGTGTTTTTGGCCACAGTTCTGGACCTATGGTAGAAAAATACTCAGTAGCCACCCAGATTGTAATGGGTGGAGTGACTGGCTG GTGTGCAGGATTTTTGTTTCAGAAAGTTGGAAAACTTGCAGCAACAGCAGTAGGTGGtggctttcttctccttcag ATTGCTAGTCACAGTGGCTATGTGCAGATCGACTGGAAGAAAGTTGAAAAAGGTGTAAACAAAGCAAAAAGACAGATTAAAAAACGAGCAAATAAGGCAGCACCTGAAATCAACAACATAATTGACGAG GCGACAGAATTTGTCAAACAGAACGTTGTGATATCCAGTGGCTTTGTGGGAGGCTTTTTGCTAGGCCTGGCGTCTTAA